Proteins found in one Drosophila innubila isolate TH190305 chromosome X, UK_Dinn_1.0, whole genome shotgun sequence genomic segment:
- the LOC117794213 gene encoding protein sex-lethal isoform X3, producing the protein MFLKRRRRQRLGGRVFGMSHSLPSGMSRYAFSPQDTEFTFPSSSSRRGYNDFPGGNGGSANSLGGNICNMPPMASNNSLNNLCGLSIGSGGSDDHMMNDQRNNSNTNLIVNYLPQDMTDRELYALFRAIGPINTCRIMRDYKTGYSFGYAFVDFTSEMDSQRAIKVLNGITVRNKRLKVSYARPGGESIKDTNLYVTNLPRTITDDQLDTIFGKYGSIVQKNILRDKLTGRPRGVAFVRYNKREEAQEAISALNNVIPEGGSQPLSVRLAEEHGKAKAAHFMSQMGMGPPQAPPPPPPPPAHMAAGFNNMVHRDGAMEKLRSLFDAICDAIFGLDSENFADLLDGLYRRKYHYPYL; encoded by the exons TCACGTTATGCGTTCTCACCACAGGACACAGAATTTACATTTCCAAGTTCCTCGTCCCGTCGCGGTTACAATGATTTCCCAGGCGGTAATGGCGGTAGCGCCAATTCCCTTGGCGGCAACATCTGCAATATGCCGCCAATGGCCAGCAACAATTCGCTGAACAATCTATGCGGTCTATCGATTGGCAGCGGTGGCAGCGATGATCATATGATGAACGATCAacgcaacaatagcaacaccAATTTGATAGTCAACTATCTGCCGCAGGATATGACTGATCGCGAACTGTATGCGCTATTCAGAGCCATTGGACCCATCAACACGTGCAGAATCATGAGAGACTATAAG ACTGGCTACAGTTTTGGTTATGCTTTCGTGGACTTCACATCCGAAATGGACTCGCAGCGTGCTATTAAAGTGCTCAATGGCATCACAGTGCGCAACAAGCGGCTAAAG GTTTCATATGCGCGTCCTGGCGGTGAATCCATCAAGGATACCAATCTGTATGTGACCAATCTGCCGCGCACGATAACCGATGATCAGCTGGACACCATTTTTGGCAAATACGGTTCCATTGTGCAGAAGAATATATTGCGTGATAAGCTCACCGGTCGCccaaggggcgtggcatttgTACG ctacaacaaacGCGAGGAGGCACAGGAGGCAATCTCGGCGCTGAACAATGTCATACCGGAGGGAGGATCACAGCCGTTGTCGGTGCGTCTGGCCGAGGAGCATGGCAAGGCAAAGGCGGCGCATTTCATGTCCCAAATGGGCATGGGACCACCGCaggcaccaccaccaccacctccACCACCAGCGCACATGGCCGCTGGCTTCAATAATATGGTTCACAGAG acgGAGCAATGGAAAAATTACGCTCATTATTCGATGCTATTTGCGATGCTATCTTTGGTCTCGATA gTGAGAACTTTGCCGATTTGCTTGATGGACTGTACCGCCGGAAGTATCATTATCCCTACTTATAA
- the LOC117794213 gene encoding protein sex-lethal isoform X5: protein MFLKRRRRQRLGGRVFGMSHSLPSGMDTEFTFPSSSSRRGYNDFPGGNGGSANSLGGNICNMPPMASNNSLNNLCGLSIGSGGSDDHMMNDQRNNSNTNLIVNYLPQDMTDRELYALFRAIGPINTCRIMRDYKTGYSFGYAFVDFTSEMDSQRAIKVLNGITVRNKRLKVSYARPGGESIKDTNLYVTNLPRTITDDQLDTIFGKYGSIVQKNILRDKLTGRPRGVAFVRYNKREEAQEAISALNNVIPEGGSQPLSVRLAEEHGKAKAAHFMSQMGMGPPQAPPPPPPPPAHMAAGFNNMVHRDGAMEKLRSLFDAICDAIFGLDSENFADLLDGLYRRKYHYPYL from the exons GACACAGAATTTACATTTCCAAGTTCCTCGTCCCGTCGCGGTTACAATGATTTCCCAGGCGGTAATGGCGGTAGCGCCAATTCCCTTGGCGGCAACATCTGCAATATGCCGCCAATGGCCAGCAACAATTCGCTGAACAATCTATGCGGTCTATCGATTGGCAGCGGTGGCAGCGATGATCATATGATGAACGATCAacgcaacaatagcaacaccAATTTGATAGTCAACTATCTGCCGCAGGATATGACTGATCGCGAACTGTATGCGCTATTCAGAGCCATTGGACCCATCAACACGTGCAGAATCATGAGAGACTATAAG ACTGGCTACAGTTTTGGTTATGCTTTCGTGGACTTCACATCCGAAATGGACTCGCAGCGTGCTATTAAAGTGCTCAATGGCATCACAGTGCGCAACAAGCGGCTAAAG GTTTCATATGCGCGTCCTGGCGGTGAATCCATCAAGGATACCAATCTGTATGTGACCAATCTGCCGCGCACGATAACCGATGATCAGCTGGACACCATTTTTGGCAAATACGGTTCCATTGTGCAGAAGAATATATTGCGTGATAAGCTCACCGGTCGCccaaggggcgtggcatttgTACG ctacaacaaacGCGAGGAGGCACAGGAGGCAATCTCGGCGCTGAACAATGTCATACCGGAGGGAGGATCACAGCCGTTGTCGGTGCGTCTGGCCGAGGAGCATGGCAAGGCAAAGGCGGCGCATTTCATGTCCCAAATGGGCATGGGACCACCGCaggcaccaccaccaccacctccACCACCAGCGCACATGGCCGCTGGCTTCAATAATATGGTTCACAGAG acgGAGCAATGGAAAAATTACGCTCATTATTCGATGCTATTTGCGATGCTATCTTTGGTCTCGATA gTGAGAACTTTGCCGATTTGCTTGATGGACTGTACCGCCGGAAGTATCATTATCCCTACTTATAA